The Oncorhynchus tshawytscha isolate Ot180627B linkage group LG12, Otsh_v2.0, whole genome shotgun sequence genome includes a window with the following:
- the LOC112263519 gene encoding apoptosis regulator BAX-like isoform X2: MADSRERRKTGEDEPQGAVGGEDVIDDRIMEQGAVVLRGYVIERVSAENPERRLTPEDLGGRPNELEDHQVKEVVQQLLLIADDLNRNAELQHLISTVQVNCVQDVFFSVAREIFADGINWGRVVSLFHLAYKLIYKALTQNHLEIIKKVISWVLQFIRENVSAWIRQQGGWEAVVSTVSHWRTVSLVAAVAFVMAVVYWRKTR; encoded by the exons ATGGCAGACTCCCGAGAAAGACGGAAAACCGGCGAAGATGAGCCTCAGGGTGCAGTCGGGGGTGAAG ATGTCATCGACGACAGAATTATGGAACAAGGAGCTGTTGTTTTAAGAGG GTATGTCATAGAGAGGGTCAGTGCAGAAAACCCAGAGAGACGTTTGACTCCAGAGGACCTTGGTGGCAGACCCAACGAACTAGAGGACCACCAAGTCAAAGAAGTGGTACAACAGCTGCTGCTGATCGCTGATGACCTGAACAGAAATGCTGAGCTACAACA CCTAATAAGCACAGTCCAGGTAAACTGTGTCCAGGATGTGTTCTTCTCAGTGGCCAGGGAAATCTTTGCAGATGGTATCAACTGGGGCAGAGTGGTCTCCCTGTTTCACTTGGCCTACAAGCTTATTTACAAG gCACTGACACAGAACCACTTAGAAATCATCAAGAAGGTTATTAGCTGGGTATTACAGTTCATCAGGGAAAATGTCTCCGCTTGGATCCGACAGCAAGGAGGATGG GAGGCGGTTGTTAGCACCGTGTCACATTGGCGTACTGTGTCGCTTGTGGCTGCAGTGGCTTTCGTGATGGCCGTGGTTTACTGGAGGAAAACACGCTGA
- the LOC112263519 gene encoding apoptosis regulator BAX-like isoform X1 — MADSRERRKTGEDEPQGAVGGEDVIDDRIMEQGAVVLRGYVIERVSAENPERRLTPEDLGGRPNELEDHQVKEVVQQLLLIADDLNRNAELQHLISTVQVNCVQDVFFSVAREIFADGINWGRVVSLFHLAYKLIYKVTQALTQNHLEIIKKVISWVLQFIRENVSAWIRQQGGWEAVVSTVSHWRTVSLVAAVAFVMAVVYWRKTR, encoded by the exons ATGGCAGACTCCCGAGAAAGACGGAAAACCGGCGAAGATGAGCCTCAGGGTGCAGTCGGGGGTGAAG ATGTCATCGACGACAGAATTATGGAACAAGGAGCTGTTGTTTTAAGAGG GTATGTCATAGAGAGGGTCAGTGCAGAAAACCCAGAGAGACGTTTGACTCCAGAGGACCTTGGTGGCAGACCCAACGAACTAGAGGACCACCAAGTCAAAGAAGTGGTACAACAGCTGCTGCTGATCGCTGATGACCTGAACAGAAATGCTGAGCTACAACA CCTAATAAGCACAGTCCAGGTAAACTGTGTCCAGGATGTGTTCTTCTCAGTGGCCAGGGAAATCTTTGCAGATGGTATCAACTGGGGCAGAGTGGTCTCCCTGTTTCACTTGGCCTACAAGCTTATTTACAAGGTAACACAG gCACTGACACAGAACCACTTAGAAATCATCAAGAAGGTTATTAGCTGGGTATTACAGTTCATCAGGGAAAATGTCTCCGCTTGGATCCGACAGCAAGGAGGATGG GAGGCGGTTGTTAGCACCGTGTCACATTGGCGTACTGTGTCGCTTGTGGCTGCAGTGGCTTTCGTGATGGCCGTGGTTTACTGGAGGAAAACACGCTGA